A window of Variovorax sp. HW608 genomic DNA:
CATATTCCTCATTCGAGGAGGCTCGACAGTACCTGCCGCCCTCGCCGGGGTTCGACGAGGAGGCATTGACCGAGGAACACGTCACCATCCGCACCAACAGGATCTTCGCTTACGACTACCCCATGCTGTGGTGGCTCTCTTCGGCTTTCGGATCGGGCGCCAAGAGCATTCTGGATATAGGCGGCTCCGTCGGCGTTCACTTCTACGCATACCGGCCCTGGCTTCGGTATCCGCCGGAGCTCAGGTGGACCATCGTGGAAGTTCCCGCCGTCGAACGGGTGGGAAGACGCCTGGCGGCAGAACGAGAAGCCACTTCATTGGACTTCTGCACAGACCTGTTGGAGGCAGTCTCTCGTACTGGCGCGAGCATCTGGATATCCGCGGGAGCCCTCCAATATCTGGCGCCTCCCTCCTTGTCGGTTCTGCTCCACACGTGCAGCAGGCATCCGGGGCACATCCTCCTCAACAAGCTGCCGCTCTTCGATGGCGACGACTTCGTGAGTGCGCAGAACCTTGGCGAATCCTGCTTCTCGCCCGTGCACATCTTCAATCGGGTGCGCTTCGTCGAATCCATCCTGGCCGAGGGCTATGTTCTCAAGGACCAGTGGGCCGTGTACGAGCGGAGCTTTTATCTGCCTGGCTATCCGGAGCGCAGCTTCCCTTGCTTCACGGGCCTCTA
This region includes:
- a CDS encoding methyltransferase, TIGR04325 family, translated to MSYSTMTQLVRSFLEGPLTRWLLMRWRRKQFLSSAGFGCYFGAYSSFEEARQYLPPSPGFDEEALTEEHVTIRTNRIFAYDYPMLWWLSSAFGSGAKSILDIGGSVGVHFYAYRPWLRYPPELRWTIVEVPAVERVGRRLAAEREATSLDFCTDLLEAVSRTGASIWISAGALQYLAPPSLSVLLHTCSRHPGHILLNKLPLFDGDDFVSAQNLGESCFSPVHIFNRVRFVESILAEGYVLKDQWAVYERSFYLPGYPERSFPCFTGLYFVADES